From a single Terriglobia bacterium genomic region:
- a CDS encoding ABC transporter ATP-binding protein: MRKHLPSSWLPEQYRWLAEQIRPFLGWHLGSFLCVTAGSVLGLLSPFVLKWLIDQALPKRNLGLLAGLAVVFFITYEGRTLLTSCGAYLNLNASQRLNLALSMRVLRHLNLLSASYYESTAVGTAIYPLKQPVEEIAYFGSDLLPAILRLFLTGVFTLFAMFMLSPMLTVTVLPLIPAFLIARLYFRTRLGSDSDAVQCRRLVWSTFLEEHLSAIVPIQLLRQQRQQERKAFRLLASTARSEQKLFRTGIRFTVFTSLAVVLAMTWVIGCGGWSVLSGTLTVGGLVAFYGFVTQLFEPLSSAAELYARAQKTFASMRYVQSVLALRPAITDSPGAAVLSQEHTWQVDFHNVEFGYQRQKNMLRIPSLRICSGEQIAIVGENGAGKSTLVKLLARVYDADSGSVSIGGWDVRSIQLDSLRRFVAYLPRDPVLFDGAIARNLRFVKPSASDDELWRALGCTELSSFIAQLPDGIDQGIGPGGCQLSGGQRQRLAIARTLLARPRIVVLDEATSCLDPLAEETVIRNLRHELPTSTLIVISHRISTVSNFDRVLALADGQILHDGRVGSFGFRSGTASTCDR, translated from the coding sequence ATGCGCAAACATCTGCCATCATCCTGGTTGCCGGAACAATATCGATGGCTTGCGGAGCAAATTCGGCCATTTCTCGGCTGGCATCTCGGTAGTTTCCTGTGCGTGACCGCGGGGAGCGTCCTGGGGCTTCTATCGCCGTTCGTTCTCAAGTGGCTCATCGATCAAGCGCTCCCCAAAAGGAATCTGGGGCTTCTCGCCGGTCTCGCTGTTGTGTTCTTTATCACTTACGAAGGCAGAACGCTGCTCACAAGCTGCGGGGCTTATCTCAACCTGAACGCTTCGCAGCGGCTGAACCTTGCATTGAGCATGAGAGTGCTCCGGCATCTTAATCTGCTCTCTGCGAGTTATTACGAGAGCACCGCCGTGGGCACGGCAATTTATCCGCTCAAACAGCCCGTCGAGGAAATCGCCTATTTCGGCTCAGACCTGCTTCCTGCGATACTGCGCTTGTTCTTGACGGGTGTCTTTACGCTGTTCGCGATGTTTATGTTGAGTCCGATGCTGACGGTCACTGTCCTTCCGCTCATTCCCGCCTTTTTAATTGCGCGGCTATATTTCCGGACGAGGTTGGGTTCGGATTCCGACGCGGTGCAATGCAGACGGCTTGTTTGGAGCACTTTCCTGGAAGAGCATCTTTCCGCCATTGTCCCGATCCAATTGCTCAGACAGCAACGACAGCAGGAGAGGAAGGCATTTCGCTTGCTGGCAAGTACCGCACGCTCCGAACAAAAACTCTTCAGGACCGGCATTCGCTTCACCGTATTTACGTCGCTGGCCGTAGTCCTGGCCATGACATGGGTAATCGGCTGCGGAGGATGGAGCGTCCTGTCTGGAACCCTGACTGTTGGAGGTCTGGTGGCATTCTACGGTTTCGTGACGCAGCTCTTTGAGCCTCTTAGTTCTGCCGCCGAACTATATGCGCGAGCGCAGAAAACATTCGCCAGTATGCGATACGTGCAGTCTGTGTTGGCCCTGCGTCCCGCTATTACGGATTCGCCCGGTGCGGCTGTGTTATCGCAAGAGCACACGTGGCAAGTCGATTTTCACAACGTTGAGTTTGGATATCAGAGACAGAAGAACATGCTCCGAATTCCGTCCCTCCGAATCTGTTCCGGAGAGCAGATCGCAATCGTCGGCGAGAACGGTGCTGGGAAAAGCACGCTGGTCAAGCTCCTTGCACGTGTCTATGATGCGGATTCCGGGTCAGTGTCCATTGGAGGCTGGGATGTGCGGAGTATCCAACTGGACAGCCTTCGCCGCTTCGTTGCCTATTTGCCGCGCGATCCGGTTCTGTTTGACGGAGCAATTGCTCGCAATCTGCGTTTTGTTAAACCATCGGCATCAGATGATGAGTTGTGGAGAGCCCTTGGCTGCACCGAATTATCTTCGTTTATTGCACAACTTCCCGATGGTATCGATCAGGGAATCGGGCCGGGAGGCTGCCAACTTTCAGGCGGCCAGCGCCAACGCCTGGCCATCGCGCGAACACTCCTCGCGAGGCCGCGAATAGTTGTTTTGGACGAAGCGACTTCATGCCTTGACCCACTCGCCGAAGAAACGGTGATTCGCAATCTACGACACGAGCTTCCCACCTCCACTCTCATTGTGATTTCACATCGCATTTCAACGGTATCGAATTTTGATCGAGTATTGGCGCTCGCCGATGGACAGATCCTGCATGACGGACGCGTTGGATCTTTCGGATTTAGATCCGGTACGGCTTCGACCTGTGACCGCTAA
- a CDS encoding PqqD family protein translates to MYRVPGGVRSTRNDDGGVLLDLERGKLLRLNSTGALIFEWLREGQSESQIATRISEDWGVSRETVENDLVKFLGLLKQQHLLL, encoded by the coding sequence ATGTATCGAGTTCCAGGCGGCGTTCGCAGCACACGAAATGATGATGGTGGGGTTTTGCTCGATCTCGAGCGGGGCAAGCTCCTTCGTTTAAATTCGACGGGTGCCTTGATTTTCGAATGGCTACGCGAAGGACAGAGCGAATCGCAGATTGCCACCAGGATCAGCGAAGACTGGGGAGTCTCACGAGAAACGGTCGAGAACGATCTTGTTAAGTTTCTAGGATTGTTGAAGCAGCAACACTTGCTTCTTTGA
- a CDS encoding prolyl oligopeptidase family serine peptidase yields the protein MPQLLVCPPHSVVEPITDFLHGVAVMDPYRWLEDQGAPRTRAWLSEQNLYARSYLDAVPGRAAIRERIRKLLDVETCDSIHIAVNKYVFRKRTRGEEQPSIFLRDGPSGEDRLLLDPKMRGTGPNTAVRPLLISPDGRLLLYEVKEGGERTGTFEILDVRSRKTLPDVLPRGFLRGFVFASDGRGFYYVHEQAESRRPYYRAVFRHVFGMDFETDEQIFFAGEGEKIRLQMISGKHQLGFLVYRFLEKMFTDFYLWPLGSKDAPEPLVENAEYTIGPMLLQDGRILAITNRDAPNLRIVEIRSQQGRQPDFVDVVPACESRIQSWIATQNRIFVSYIREAATEIIIFDSYGKRLGRLPNEKCDTIRLAGGSADRDEVFFERESFTKPIAIYRYSCRNGNLQLWADRRIPFDSQRYGHTRVWFKAKDGTHIPMFLVGRQDVLECGSHPAIMTSYGGYGISMTPEFSVFVAFLLELGCLFALPCIRGGSEFGSKWHDAARRRNRQVAFDDFLCAAEWLIETHRTKPRKLAIFGGSNSGLLVGAAMTQRPDLFRAVVCLVPLLDMLRYHLFDNAGFWKDELGTSEDADDFAVLASYSPYHQVRDGTSYPATIIVSGDTDQNCNPLHARKMTARLQAANSSRYPILLDYRHSRGHSPVLPLSERIEALTDRMAFLCDQLELQVRKVDRP from the coding sequence ATGCCTCAACTCCTAGTCTGCCCGCCCCACTCTGTCGTCGAGCCCATAACAGATTTCCTGCACGGTGTAGCGGTAATGGATCCATATCGCTGGCTCGAAGACCAGGGCGCACCGCGCACTCGCGCATGGCTCTCGGAACAGAACCTTTATGCTCGTTCCTATCTGGATGCAGTTCCTGGCCGAGCGGCGATCCGTGAGCGTATCCGCAAGCTGTTGGATGTCGAGACATGCGACTCCATTCACATAGCTGTGAACAAATATGTCTTTCGCAAGCGAACGAGAGGCGAGGAACAACCCAGCATCTTTCTGCGTGATGGACCGAGCGGCGAAGACCGGCTCCTGCTTGATCCCAAGATGCGCGGAACGGGTCCAAATACGGCGGTTAGACCGCTTCTAATATCGCCAGATGGACGGCTGCTTCTGTATGAGGTCAAAGAGGGCGGAGAGAGAACCGGGACGTTTGAGATCCTCGATGTCCGCAGCCGCAAGACACTTCCCGATGTCCTTCCTCGCGGATTCCTGCGAGGTTTCGTTTTCGCGTCGGATGGCCGCGGTTTCTATTACGTACATGAGCAAGCGGAGTCGCGGAGACCATACTATCGAGCAGTCTTTCGGCATGTTTTTGGTATGGATTTCGAGACCGACGAGCAGATTTTCTTTGCTGGGGAAGGCGAGAAGATTCGGCTGCAGATGATCTCAGGGAAGCATCAGCTCGGCTTTCTGGTTTACAGATTTCTCGAAAAGATGTTCACAGACTTCTATTTGTGGCCGTTGGGTAGCAAAGATGCCCCGGAGCCGTTGGTCGAGAATGCCGAATACACGATTGGACCGATGTTATTGCAGGACGGGCGAATTCTGGCGATTACCAACCGTGACGCACCCAACCTCCGGATTGTCGAGATTCGTTCCCAACAGGGACGGCAGCCTGACTTTGTCGATGTGGTACCGGCGTGTGAGTCACGAATCCAGAGCTGGATTGCGACTCAGAATCGAATATTTGTTTCCTATATCCGAGAAGCCGCAACAGAAATAATCATCTTCGATTCGTACGGCAAACGACTTGGTCGATTACCGAATGAGAAATGCGACACGATTCGTCTCGCCGGCGGTTCCGCAGACAGAGATGAAGTGTTCTTTGAACGGGAGTCGTTCACTAAACCCATTGCAATCTATCGTTACTCCTGCCGGAACGGCAATCTGCAGCTGTGGGCAGATCGACGCATTCCATTCGACTCTCAACGTTACGGTCATACGCGCGTTTGGTTCAAGGCGAAGGACGGAACGCACATACCGATGTTTCTTGTGGGGCGGCAAGACGTTCTTGAATGTGGTTCGCATCCTGCGATCATGACCTCTTACGGCGGTTATGGCATTTCCATGACGCCGGAATTCAGCGTGTTCGTGGCCTTTCTCCTGGAGCTCGGCTGCCTGTTTGCGCTTCCGTGCATTCGTGGCGGTTCGGAATTTGGAAGCAAATGGCATGACGCCGCCAGGCGCCGGAACCGGCAAGTGGCATTCGACGATTTTCTATGCGCAGCGGAATGGCTGATTGAAACGCATCGCACCAAGCCTCGTAAGCTCGCGATATTCGGTGGCTCGAACTCGGGCCTCCTGGTCGGCGCGGCTATGACGCAACGCCCCGATCTGTTTCGCGCTGTGGTTTGCCTGGTCCCTCTGCTGGATATGCTCCGCTACCACCTATTTGATAACGCAGGTTTCTGGAAGGACGAACTGGGGACCTCGGAAGATGCGGATGACTTTGCGGTGCTTGCGAGCTACTCCCCATATCACCAGGTACGTGATGGCACATCTTATCCCGCAACCATAATCGTTTCCGGGGACACCGACCAAAACTGTAATCCTCTTCACGCCCGAAAGATGACCGCGCGTCTGCAAGCCGCGAATTCTTCCAGGTACCCAATACTGCTTGACTACCGTCATTCGCGCGGCCACTCGCCTGTACTGCCATTGAGTGAACGCATTGAAGCCCTCACGGACCGCATGGCGTTTCTTTGCGATCAGCTGGAGCTTCAGGTGAGAAAGGTGGACCGGCCGTGA
- a CDS encoding phosphotransferase has protein sequence MNQDVRSQLGIAAYSLFTIKVPASDPSPGTYEVMEAREDVSCAPMDCAWMPVEHIESENFNEEDSSAVSAAIREMRSYARGWAIGPFGKPGWLEDLLCWVQKEIEPRGLRLSGDLRQFNPCPMCALLRMETNGSAVWFKAVDETNVREVSIATALARELPVYVPSVIATHPSLHGWLTTECEGLTLSEIDSASAWEEAAEAIAKLQIESRGKIDELLNAGCRDLRIEELLRQADAFMEVMAELMERQEKVSPPALTKKEVIALGASIKQAITDWPKLNIPDGLGHLDISPHNIIVSPDRCVFLDWGEAYVGPPFLTLDFLRGHFRQSAISEGGLDFTLVTRYRKQWEFILPVAVVTEGLEIAQLLAPFAYALGMDHWRDREKVFSSENAGYFRSLIRRMHRESRKLQERRRACLNS, from the coding sequence GTGAATCAGGACGTACGAAGTCAACTCGGAATCGCCGCCTATTCTCTGTTCACGATTAAGGTGCCGGCATCCGATCCGAGTCCTGGCACTTACGAGGTGATGGAGGCCAGGGAGGATGTCAGTTGCGCTCCCATGGACTGCGCATGGATGCCGGTCGAGCACATCGAAAGTGAAAACTTCAATGAAGAAGATTCCTCTGCGGTCTCAGCGGCTATTCGAGAGATGCGCTCCTATGCACGAGGGTGGGCGATCGGCCCATTTGGAAAGCCGGGTTGGTTGGAGGACCTCCTGTGTTGGGTGCAGAAGGAGATCGAGCCGCGTGGACTCCGGTTGAGTGGGGATCTTCGCCAGTTCAATCCCTGCCCAATGTGTGCGCTATTGCGAATGGAAACGAACGGTTCTGCTGTTTGGTTCAAGGCAGTGGACGAGACGAACGTGCGAGAGGTTTCAATTGCGACCGCACTGGCGCGAGAACTGCCTGTTTATGTTCCCAGCGTCATCGCAACGCATCCTTCTCTCCATGGCTGGCTTACGACAGAGTGCGAAGGCTTGACACTGAGCGAAATCGACAGTGCTAGTGCGTGGGAAGAGGCAGCAGAGGCAATTGCCAAGCTTCAAATTGAGTCTCGAGGAAAAATCGATGAACTCTTGAATGCAGGATGCAGGGATCTGAGGATCGAAGAACTGCTAAGACAAGCCGACGCCTTCATGGAGGTCATGGCGGAGCTGATGGAACGGCAGGAGAAGGTTTCTCCACCAGCGCTGACGAAGAAGGAAGTGATCGCGCTCGGAGCCAGCATCAAGCAAGCCATCACGGATTGGCCCAAACTCAACATTCCTGACGGACTGGGACATCTGGATATAAGTCCGCATAACATTATCGTCTCGCCGGATCGTTGCGTCTTTCTTGATTGGGGCGAAGCCTATGTGGGGCCTCCATTCCTCACGCTCGATTTTCTTCGCGGCCATTTCCGGCAGTCAGCGATCTCAGAAGGTGGCCTGGATTTCACGCTTGTAACGAGATACAGGAAGCAATGGGAATTCATACTCCCGGTCGCCGTGGTCACGGAAGGACTGGAAATCGCACAGCTTCTCGCTCCCTTCGCATATGCCCTTGGCATGGACCATTGGCGCGACCGTGAAAAGGTCTTCAGCTCCGAGAATGCGGGGTACTTCCGCAGCCTGATTCGCCGGATGCACCGCGAGAGCCGGAAGCTGCAAGAACGGAGACGCGCATGCCTCAACTCCTAG